The Rhinoderma darwinii isolate aRhiDar2 chromosome 9, aRhiDar2.hap1, whole genome shotgun sequence sequence aaactttttattattatttttaaaatatcATGCAAAGAATATAATAAATTTCTCTCAACATATTGTTCATAAAGAGGTATGCAAAATTAGATCTATTCCAACTCTTGTAAAAACCATCTgtctctatacatatatacacatagatatatagatTACCAAAATTACACTGTTCTCTTTCATGTAACAGGGTATCCGTTTCTCGAACTCGCCCAAATTTGAGAACAAACCTGGATTTGTCAGATGCGACCTATGACAACCATTAAAAATGAATACATAGAGGTATAAATTGGAATCTTAAAGAGGCCCCGTTTGCTTTCTtaacatgccttttttttttgtaaatacttgAAATTCCTACTCTGCACtgtgatgttcctctgttattactcctggaaatgtatgaataagatGACAACTaggcgttaccattccccttgtcattaGGGGGTGTCCCTACAGAGTCTGaccctgtcagcactgattggacagtgtcaacaTTGACAAGAGGAAGTAtgccacccagttgtcaatttattcatacatttccagggggATTCACAGAGGAAAGGCACACTGCGGAATTCTAAGAAAAAAGGatttagaattgttatttcatgaggaaggTATGAATTTGAAAAATCTGACTAATATGGCAGTAATCGATAGAAGGACGTATGGTTGAATACTGCCAAACCTCCTTATCCTGTCTGGCCCTTCGTTCAGAGccaagactggttgctagggatatctTGTATGACAACCCTATTCAAAAATCTGTAGCTGGTAggcagtgtatccctagcaaccagtctgtctcacacAACTCAGCAGTTTAAAGCTAGATTGGTGCCATGCCAACAGCAGGGATGGTATAAAGCAAGTCAAACCATCAGTCTCCTTTTAAACCTGCAGtaataatcagatttttctacacAAAAATATGAACAGAGAAGCCgcttaacattaaaaaaaatgtaaggtaAGATGATTTCCAGAAGGAAAAGTCTAGGGAATAGATACAAATATAATCAGTGTTTATCAAATCTTCctctaaacttaaaaaaaaaaaaaaaagtacaatgaaTAACCAgaattaaagtaaatgtccatctTAAATAATCAAGTCATTTttgggtccaaaattctgtgctgattaatttctcaatatacccttatagcaccacacatatatatatatttattttatagcatGCTGCCACCATTAGAGGGAGCTTAATGCATACCACTATATGTTGCATTCAATaagaacagtatgcagtaagctccctctagtggtggctgcacgcAGCCAGCATATTATCTTTTAACTAtatctatgcagaggatttggagctctgtatcagaaaaacaaggctccgaccgctataaagatatattaaaaaacgATCAGCACAGATTTTTGGACCTATAAAAATGATGAGAATAGATGGATATTcactttaaagggattttttCCATCTCGTCACTTAACTGGGTGTCATGGCTGCCACTGCCTTCCCCTTCCTGGGTTCCGCCTCGATTTGGTGGGCGGGACTCAGCAGTTTAATGGACAAACAGCGATTTGATTAGGTCAACGCGCCACTTGTCTGAACGTGTGCGCTCCCGATGCGGCTATATACGATCCCTATAGCAGCATCGGCAATGTATTAGTGTCCTCGTCGTGTCAACCAACTATGGTAAGCATGGTTTGCTATTTCACCATGGCtgaagaaaaatgtaataaaaaaaaaaatggctggatTTGGGGAGAGAAGAGTCttacatgctgccgacatgaatatatatatatatatagtatgttggCCAAACCCACCAAATTCAGCAGGACCGGACGGCCATATGGTGGTGTCCTGACTCTCCTCTGATGGCAGAAGTCGATTGAGAGAagggtcgggcatgttgaatttcaacatgtccGACCGTTTTGTTGGTTATTAGAAAAGCCGCTGTCCGAGAAGACGGGCAGCGGCTCTCTCCCtgagaacacatgcacgctcgcACCCAGGAAGAAGATGAGAGGATGTCCGGAGAAGACTAAAATTTGCACAAATAAAAGTATTTAGTAAAATTCTTATATTTAGTTAAGCTATCATTGGAGACTTGATAcaagagatgggaatacccctttaaggctagcCTAGAATATTGGGCATTGTATTATTAAATGAACCGTCTATTACAACACAGAAACAAACCCCCCTCTATATTCTTATTGCTTTCCGAGACATAACAGTTTGTTAaataaatcatttaaaaaaacgtCAGTGGTTCTGAAATGTCCATGAATAAAATCCGGAACTGTAACTAAGTTAGTTTCAGGTTTGTGCGATCAGGTTTTTAACCTGTAAGCTATAGAactctatataatataaaaaaacttgcACGTTAGAAGGAACAGATAATCTGTCACTTCTCAATTGTACCTGCAGAACTTTCGAAGAAAAGCAGTACGtggacaaaaaacataaaaaaaactaaaaaaagctGGACAAGGATGGACGCACGGCAACATAGATCAAGGCAGGCATATATGAGGAGGACAGACAAGCGATGGGGGGGATAAGCTGAAGACATAGGTGACACATACGCTTGCACGGAGAAGACTTGGCCACAAATGCAGGCAAAATACTAGCAGTAGAAAAGCaaaggcttaaaataaaaaaataaaaatggacctAAACTCGGCAATCTCTCCTTCAGTTGTCGGGTCGATGGGGACAGTATCAGGAGTGTGGAAGTTGGGACATGTCCAGAGGTGGAAACCATGAACGATCGTACACAGGTGTCTTCTCACCAGGAACGGCTATCCCATGCCAGGTCCGGCAGTGCAGGGTCGTGTGAGAGGTCAGTTGCAGTCACTCCACCGTTAAGGACAGGGCTGTCATCACTGCAATCCCACAGCTAATCAGCAGGACTTGAATCAGGGAATTCCTGAGAGAGAACATAGACAGCATAGTCTAATACGTTTGACATACGCGCAGGGAGCTTTCCCTGCGCAAATGCCAAGGACCTACTGCAAATTAAAtgtcaattaaagaggctctgtcaccagattttgcagcccctatctgctattgcagcagatcggcgctgcaatgtagattacagtaacgtttttattttaaaaaaacaagcatttttggccaagttatgaccatttttgtagttatgcaaatgaggcttgcaaaagtccaagtgggtgtgtttaaaagtaaaagtccaactgggcgtgtattatgtgcgtacatcggggcgtttttactacttttactagctgggcgttctgatgagaagtatcatccacttctcttcagaacgcccagcttctgacagtgcagacacagcgtgttctcgagagatcacgctgtgtcgtcactcacaggtcctgcatcgtgtcttacgagcgaggacacatcggcaccagaggctacagatgattctgcagcagcatcggcatttgcaggtaagtcgatgtagctacttacctgcaaacgctgatgctgctgcagaatcaactgtagcctctggtgccgatgtggccgacacgatgcaggacctggggcaggaagtgagtgacgtcacagcgtgatctctcgagaacacggctgtgtctgcactgtcagaagctgggcgttctgaagagaagtggatgatacttctcgtcagaacgcccagctagtaaaagtagtaaaaacgccccgatgtacgcacataatacacgcccacttggacttttacttttaaacacacccacttggacttttgcaagcctcatttgcataactacaaaaatggtcataacttggccaaaaatgctcgttttttaaaaaataaaaacgttactgttatctacattgcagcgccgatctgctacaatagtagataggggttgcaaaatctggtgacagagcctctttaagccttaatTGAACATGCAGGAATACATCAAATTGATTAATCAGTTCTTAAACATAACAACTTATGGATTTAAAAGGAACTGATCCACTCAATGACCCCTTAGAAAATGCACCTGAGTGTTGAGTGTGTAAATTCAAGTTACAAAtctaggattaaaaaaaataaaaaatgtgtgtttgataGCTTCATTCACTTGCACACTCCAGTCCTTTTAATATGGGGCAGAGGAGGAACGATCTGTGTTTTTAGAGGGATCCTGCTCACAAATACAACCCAGTGATTAAAGCAGCCTCCGCACTAAATCAAGAAGTGTGTGGGAGAGTAATAACAGAGGGGGACATATAATGACAGCTGGCAGACTTGTAGAGACGTGGAGCTGCAGTCCGGTCACAGTCACTCTATCTGTAACATAGCAGACAATCATAACAATTTAGGGAATTAGGAGATCTACAGCACAAACTTCAACTCAGTTTCCTTAGAATCTCCGTCAGAGTTGTACAGACTGTAGGAATAATAGCAAGTGGATTATCTTTAATTTAATCCACATGCCTCTGAAGACCAGATCCTCATCTCAGTTTACAGGtttgtaaaaatgtaaactttCTCTTTCTAAGTGTTCCCTAGCCATGACACATGAGGTGTTAGAAGCTCTAATGACAAAGAGCCTTTCATCTCAAACCAATTTCCAGCTTTCTGCTGAAAATAACCTGTCACCTGTAACTTGTCAGCAGCTAGATGCCAATCATTAATCACCGGACCTCCTCGACCGCACTGGACATCGCCTTTCAAGTCAGCGTGAGGTGCTTACCTTGTGTTTTTCTCTTCTAGAAGGTCTGGCAGCACATTAACCAGCGCAATGTACAGGAACCCTCCTGATGTGAAAGGTAAAATCCAAGCCACTGCTTCACCTGCATGGGTAATTAAAACAATTATAAGTTAAATATAAATGATAATATTGATTTACACTATATATAGTGGTTATGGGATAATATCGAATATCCCTGGAGGTCTAAGGTACATTTGTGGTTAAGCCTTAACCTTTTATTGGAACAATATTAGTATTTTGTCTAGGACGGTGCGCTTAGTGGTGGTCTTGGTGCAGGTATCTATTATTTCATTTAATAAATAGGTCCAGAGTTCTTATGGAAAtgtacaggctttttttttttttaataaaagatcTCCATCCACACATGATAAAATGCTGtcttcctgcagctgccactagggggagctcactgcagaaGTGTTTTAACAGCTCTCATTGAACCAATTAATAAATACgcgctgagctccccctagtggtggtcataaaaaaaagtttgacgTTTAAGAAGGCTGGCACAGAAGCTGTTTGGAGTTTGAGTTCTGCTATATTATCGGATCCCTCggtttaataatataataataataataataataataataataataatctttatttatatagcgcaaacatattacgcagcactttacaatttagaggggacatgaaacaaacaatatcagacattacatagtgacaaagttcatttacaattcaaacctggggagtgaggaccctgctcgcaagagcttacaatctatgaggacataagggagacacaaagtgtaacagtgtttgttctgtacaatagtccggccatttttatacacatgcggtggtaacataaagctgcatgagccagtcaccagccagtatccgtgtatgacggacatgaagagaaggagtgtgagggaatcttattctgatgactaatctaaaaggagggccatggaaaggagtcagattagggaatgttataggcctgtctaaatagatgtgttttcagggcacgtttaaaactgtggatattgggaattaatctgattgtcgtgggtagcacattccagaggacgggtgcagcacgagagaaatcctggagacggtagtgggaggttcggattatggaggattttaatctaaggtcgttggcagaacgtagagcccgagtagggtggtagacagagatgagggagaagatgtaaggaggtgcagcactgtggagagctttgtgggtgagagtaataagtttgaattttattcggaaggggatgggcaaccagtgcagtgactggcacagattagaggcgttggtgtagcggttggtcataaagatgagcctggctgctgcattgaggatagattggagaggggagagtttagtgaggggaagaccgactagtaatgagttacagtagtcaagacgagagtgaatcagagcaacaatgagagttttggcggtttcctcagtaagaaaagagcggattctggagatatttttgaggtgaaaatgacaggagcgtgaaagtgattgtatgtgaggagtaaaggaaagatctgagtcaaaaataaccccgagacagcgagcgtgctgcttaggagtgatgatagtgccacacacagagatggagacatcaggtttagggaggttagtagatggtgtagGAAAgtgctatttaaaggggttttctgatatTATTTAATTCACGCTCAATccatgtataaatgaaaagttcgacaactttctaatatactttgtattaaaaattttCACCATTTGgaagatatttgtttgctgtcagtgaatgagaaaacacttgtttacattcagaggaagCAAACCCATACATACCTAGTTCTGCTCACACAGccgagaagtggatacaattataTCTATAGTCTAAGCAATGCTCTGTGAACTGAATACATCAACAGAAGCTGCACAAATCTCTCTGGTAATTTGCTACAATGCATCCACCTGGTGTCTGCGCTGTTTATTGAGCATTGCCTCGATCGAAAACAATtagatcttaaaaatggtaaggaattgaaagaaagtttattagaaagtcgtagaatttatacagtgattaagctttagttatattaaaaaaaaaaaaacggaaaaccactttaatataTCTTCATAGTGGTGGGATCCCCGTTTTTTGTTTcagagttccaaatcccctgAATAGAGCCCTGAGTTTAATTATGAAAGTTGAGCTACCACCAaccatcactagggggagcttgaaAGCTGTTCATACATTGAACTGTATAATAAAACAGTATCCTCGGAGAtataaagctccccctagtggtggctgaagaaaGACAGAATTTTATTTACCCTACTTTATGTCTTTGCAGGGTGTTCGGCTCTGGATTTTAGACCCATTTAGGTGGTGTTCAAATGTGGGTACACATACTTTTTTAATATGGCATCAATGTTGCACGTGATCCTACAGCCAGTTGATTTTTTTCTTAGGCAACTTGGAGTGGTTTCTTTGGTACTTATTTAACCCTAAAAATAACAACCTGCATGAATACTAAATCTATTCATAATATACTTACCAGCCCCCTTGGGTGACTGAGCACAAACAGCAAATCCGGCTCCCACGATACCTCCCATTGCAGTCATCAGTTGCATCTTAGCGGCACTCCATCGGTCAAATCCAGCACGAAGGAGAATTGCAAAATCCCCAAGCTGTAAAAGTAACATTATTAGAGATGTGCAGGATGAGAGAAAGAATGAAAGATCACCAAATAGAAGCGCTCACTGACCTCATGGGGAATTTCATGTAACAAAATGGCCACGGTAGTGAGAATTCCAACCtggtgaaaaaaaccaaaaaatattCCATGAAATCAGCACTCACCATAAAACGTTACATAAATTAGGCTGTAGGCTGGGGCATTCATGGCCTCATCCACAAGTCGCGGTAAAATCGTGGCATTATCGTGACTCGCACACAACCTCAATGCTTCCCTCTTGACAGTTTCACTGCGACTCGCCTATAGGCATCCTTTCTTAGTCTTTTTATGTActgttcttctgttattcctcctggaaatgttaccattcctcttgtgcaGGCCAGTGGTGCGATTTTAAAATTCTTGTATCTCCGTAACAATATTATTGTATTGCTTCTACTTCCCTTACCGGGAATAAATCTGATAACATTATGCAATGCTAATTTTTCAGTTTATTAATACAGTCTGTAAAGGGGTTGGCCCCATAAAACTGTCCATATACCCTATCAGGATATTAAGGGGGTGGGGGTGCCCTGCTCAGGACCCACCCTTATTAGCCaaagtggagagctgctgcagctCCCGCTGTGCAGGGGCAACTATTTGAATAAGTgcaatgtaataccacatttctcctgcgGCGGAGTAGCTTCCCCAGCGATCACAACTGATTGCTGATGGAAAACAGCTAAATGCCAGCGGGTCCTCATTTAGAAAAGGGGTCCCACAGATAGAACCACCCTCTTAAAGTTACTACAAAGCAGAACTTCACTTCAAAATATAAGTTATTATAAACCAATACGCTGGTTCAATTTGCCaacgaagaaagaaaaaaaaaatgaaagaagaaGCAGTCGGACCTACCTTTCTACTAACCAGAAAACTTCCTGCCACCGCCATGCCATGGGTGAAGTTATCAATGGTGTTGGCCAGCAGATTGAGGTAGCCACTGACCTATAATGAATAAGCCATTGGTTAGTGTACAGTCTCCAGCGGATAATGTGCTGTTATGTACTCTACATATCAGGTACTGACCTTAATACTGTCACATTTGGTTGTCTGTTGTGTAGAGTCCTGCTTTTTGCTCACTTCATGCTTCCCGTTCATCAAGCTGCCAGAAGCTAGTTTCTGGGGGCGAAAAAAAAGTGTGCAATATGTCTAGACGTAATTCATTAGGGGCTCATGACCATTACTGCCTGGGGGCTCAGCACAACCCGACGTCGCTGAGGAGATGTGGGTGGTCAGTGCCGTAGCTACTACTATCATAAGAGTGACATGCACTATATAGTAAGAATAAGAACTATGCACTTTAGTAGAAGAAATATTCCGGCACTGCTACATCTATAGGAGAAACACAAGTCCCATAAAATAGCATTCATAAACCATGGCAGTCTCAGTTATGTTCGTTTTCAAGCCGTGGTGCCACAGAGGTAGATCCCAGTAATGCGCTTCAACAAGAGAAAAGCCCACGGTACTCATCA is a genomic window containing:
- the SLC39A13 gene encoding zinc transporter ZIP13 yields the protein MMWDRIFPWLLFACVGLHLSAACTPGSRTCENTNTSPLDAWICSLIGSLLVGLSGVFPLLVIPVEAGATLRSEEGSKTLKQLLSFAIGGLLGDVFVHLLPEAWAYTCSATTGSSQSLQQQRLLGLWVIIGFFCFLILEKTFSDDENKEQTTTNSVAKLASGSLMNGKHEVSKKQDSTQQTTKCDSIKVSGYLNLLANTIDNFTHGMAVAGSFLVSRKVGILTTVAILLHEIPHELGDFAILLRAGFDRWSAAKMQLMTAMGGIVGAGFAVCAQSPKGAGEAVAWILPFTSGGFLYIALVNVLPDLLEEKNTRNSLIQVLLISCGIAVMTALSLTVE